The following DNA comes from Erigeron canadensis isolate Cc75 chromosome 3, C_canadensis_v1, whole genome shotgun sequence.
ccaATATAATAATCTTCATCAAGCTATATATCCTCCACACACAACCTCTTTGCTATAAGTCTATCTTTACCAGAGACCCTTAATTAGCTAGGGTTGCCGCAAGCTTTTTATCCTAGCCATATTCAAGGTGAGCCTTAGGTCGATTAGTTGACCGCTCGTTATGTAGGTATACTTGttaaacacaaaaataacaCAAGGTTGCTTTGAGTATTGAATACTTTAtcaaatcataattaaaaaacaaatatataacatagCTTTCATATTAGCACTTTAAGAATGACCACAAAGTGCAAATggtgaaataaaaaagaagaaaaccaaaCTTCCAAAATATAGggaacaaaataaaacaaatgtaCACAATAGTTTCTTCTGTTCCACCTTAAGATATGTTCTGGACACCTTTTGATGCTTAGACTCGTCCCCCTCCGTACCTTGAAAGTTCTTCAATACCAGAATGAATCGCAATCATGCTGAATAGCTGTGTCCCGCTAACAATGATCAAGAGGACCTCAAGTGCGCGCTGCAAACCACATTTCAGGGTTATAGTATAAGGCAATGCCATTTACCTATTTTTGTCAATCTTCCGAATGAAATTAAAGATTCAAAGTAGTAATACGTACCAATGCTGAACCACCCCAACCAATATCAATCTCTTTGCAGGCAAATCTAGAACACATCAAGATTAAAAATCATAAGTTTGAGACCAATATATAACGTGTAACTTAATGGTATAAATTTGATTTATGTTTTGAAGTATAAAATGAATTCAAATACCCCATAGCAAGCAGAGTGAATGACCAAGTAATTATAGAAAAAATAGAAGCTGTGTATAGATTTGAAGAATCCCATTGTGCCGCATTACTTAATCCAGCGGCCGAGGTTGTAAAGCCCACAACCCCAGCTAACAGAGACAAGATAACCACATAGCCCGTTGCCATGTTTCCGAATGGGTAGTATATCGGAAATATTCTTGCTGGAATACTCAAAACAGATGCTGCACACAAGACATTCACAAAATCATCAGTGCCATTCGATGATGTGAAATTAAGCTAAACATTAGTTTGACttttaagtctttttcttttaactttgaccacaaatatttttgtttatattatatactagttgacgaaaattatatcaatggaAAGTTAAAATAAAGCCAAATTCATCCATATATTtattaagtgttatataacacgaacaattatatttatggtcaaacttagaaaaaaaatccttaaaaagtcaaactaggaCATTTCAAATGGGATGAAGTCATGAAGTAATGTGTTCCTACCTTGTCCATGAGTTTCTTCGATTCCATGGTTGACAGCCCAAGAAGCAATTATTATAATGATCAAATAAAGCACGAGGTTTACGAACAAGAGGAAGAATGTTGCCGGTTTTGCAGCACCAGAAGCCATTACTTGTTAAGATTTGAtcaaataattttgatatatatcataATCTTTCTCAAGCTAGGGGGTTAAGCTagctatatttatatatatataaggatggTTATGGATAATTTAATCAATATCTAGCTGTTCTATTGATGATGTTTTGCTTCTGGTATGAGACTTGTGGTGGCTTGATTACAAAGAAATGGCCAAGTTCTATTTTCTTGCAGGTTGCTAAGGAAAAGTATCGCCCTGTGGCCCTCCCTCATTCAcaattatatgtttttgttaagATAAAGGCATATTTGGAATCTTATTATACAATTTGAGAAAATCATATACATGCAAATTAACGAAAGGGCATCAACCAAATTAGTGACTGCCTTCAGTGAGGAGTTAATTACTTGTTTCGAcagtataaaataaaattaaggtaATAATAGTAGATGTAGAATTCAtatacattgttttttttttttctttaattttctatACATTGCCATTCTTTGTTTTTCTTACAATTCATAacattttgttatatgtaattttgtaacttttaagtttttataactttatagcATTTTTACCctcatattttatattttatggagATGATATACGTTTtgtattatttcatttttctaaacAATTTAGTCTTTgtaactttttagtttttatgaaTCTGTAGCATTTTTGCACTCATATTTTATACTTTACGGAGATGACATATGTTTtgtattatttcatttttttttaaccatttagTCTTTATAcctttttgaaatattttttatacttttttttggatttttcccCTTGGGTTATTATATTGCGGCTATATTATTGTCTTAAAAAAACCGGATATCTGTGGCGAATTACTAGGTTGaactaaaattttcaaaacattttgttatttttgtaaaaaattgtTTAGAATATATTTTATCTGGTGttcttttaattgttttattttttttgcattgttttgtttacttttgacttttgactttttttttgtcCTTAGGTGATTTTTTGAGGGAAACTTAAACATGATTGTGTAGTCATGATTTTTTGGCTTTTCAATAGCGAATCCTAAACTAAATCCtaacaaaaatattcaaaaatattacaCTAGATGTGAacactttaatttcttttgggGATTAATACCTTAGAAAAATTACTCTAAGAAAAAATTTGCAGACTTGTAATACATTTTACACTACCAACTCAAAGTTTTGGGGATCATGACGACCCCTTGATGGTTACACCGGTGTAGCTAGACAAATTACTAGTTGAATTAttgcatatgtatataatttatttctttttggatACATACGTAGGCAAGAACACGCAACGCTGAGGAGATAAGTACGTGGTCAGGTAAAGGTGGTTGGAACAACACTTGAGGTCGGGGGTGCAATGCTATTATCTTTGTACCATGGACATGTTGTTCCCATTGGTGAATCAAGCATTCAGTTAAGAGCCGTCGCAAACAATGCTACTTCTAATGATGTTGGTGGTCGAGAAAACAACCTAATCAGACCCTTTTTAGTCATCGTTAGTGCTTTAACTTGGGCAATATGGTTCATCATTCAAGTAAGTCATCAATCTATTAtgcagatatatatatatatccccaCCCCAGGTGTTGCTTTTTTTTATGTTACTTCGAAAGTAGCTCCTTCAGTTTAATTTGAgaagctaaagaaaaaaaattgcttgatcatatatatattggaagTTAATTAATATTCGTATATTCAGGAAAAAAATGGGCAACAAGTACCCTGCTCCGTATTCAAGCACAACTTTGATGTCTGGGATGGCAACGGTTCAATGCACAACTTTGATGTCGGGGATGGCAACGGTTCAATGCATATTATTAAGttgtatgattattattattatgaatagaAGATTATAAGACAGATTGTATCTAGATGATACAATCATAAGAAGACAATTTTATCAAAGATTACAAACAGATTGAGACGAATACAAGGGTGAGAAACCCTAAGAATATATGAAccaaaaacaatacaaaaattatatgaatgATTTAATATAACCCTAAAAGGGTTATAACTTGGTATTTATACTGGAGCACAAATGCTTAATGACCCCGTAGCCCTCCAACTCCTCTTTATGTCATAAGCAGTCCTCCATCTTCAAATGACAGAACTAGTCctccttcattttcttttataaaaatctgCACATTACTACTAATCATATATATTagacaaatatatatgtacgtatcaAGATTTGTAAACCCTCTTATATTTTTAACAGTTTTGGACCCTTTGATGCTTAGACTCGTCCCCCTGCGTACCTTGAAAGTTCTTCGATACCAAAATGAATCGCAATCATGCTGAATAACTGTGCCCCGCTAACAATAATCAAGAAGACCTCAAGTGCACGCTACAATTTAACCATGCACATTCCAAGTTTGTTacaatatataatgatatttacCAATTTTTCGAATGAAAAAGATTCCAATAAAATTGTAGTACCAATGCAGAACCGCCCCAACCAACATCAATCTCTTTACAAGCAAATCTAGAGCATATATCAAGATTAAAATCGTCCACTATATAATGTGTAAATCGTTGGTATAAGTTTGATTTATGttttgaaggataaaatgatatACCCCATGGCAAGCAGGGTGAATGACCAAGCTATTATAGAAAACGTTGAAGCGGTGTATAGATTGGAAGAATCCCATTGTGCCGCATTACTTAATCCCGTGACCGATGTTGTAAAACCCACAACCCCGGCTAAGAGAGACAAGATAACCACATAGCCCGTTGCCATGTTTCCAATTGGGTAGTATATTGGAAATATTCTTGCTGGAATACTCAAAACAGATGCTGCACAGAAGACATTCAGGAGTGCCATTGGATGATATGAAATTGAACTAAAcattagtttgactttttaagtctatttcttttaacttttagcGTAAATAttcttatttgtattatatactAGTTGATAGTATTATATCAATGGAAAgcataattaaaacaaaattcattCGTATATTATaacaagtgttatataatataaacaaatatatttacagtcaaatttaaaagaaaaagatttaaaatgTCAAACTAATCATTTAAAATGGAACGGAATGAGTAATATGTGCCTACCTTGTCCATGGGTTTCTTCAATTCCATGGTTGACAGCCCAAGAagcaattattattatgatcaaATAAAGCACGAGGTTTACAAACAAGAGGAAGAATGTTGCGGGTTTTGCAATACCATAAGTCATTGTTTATTAAGATTAGCCAAAAATTTTTCGATATATATCATAATCTTTCTCAAGCTAGAGGGATTAACATAATCTTTCTCAAGCTAGAGGGATTAAGCTTGCTAGATATATAACGATGGTTATGAATAATTAACTACTAATACTATTTAGTTCTATTAATGATGTTTTGCTTTTGGTATGAGACTTGTGGTGACTTGATTACAAAGAGATGGCCAGGTTCTTTTTTCTTGCAGGTTGCAAAGGATAAGTATCGCTCTGTGGCCCTCCATCATTCATAGTTATATCGTTTAGCATTTCCCTATAATATTCGATATTGTAATTACTATATCATTAATGGCGAAGCTTATGAACAGTGTCACGTGTCACGTGGCGCTGTTCTATTGGTCTCGCCTGTATCCCGTGTTTTttcagattttgccatatcggattccgttaaggttattttttgttcggtttttcttggtttcctacatagtttttttttgcttttgtgttttctttctattggtccacctataccacgcgttttttcggattttgctatatcggatgctgtttctttcggtttttgttggtttattacatagttttttgcttttgtgttttttttcttctattgattcatcgtataccccccatcactatttagattttgtcactTTGGATCccatttggggttttttcttggtgttcatcatagtattttggcttttgtgttctgaattaatatattggaaacttttacacaaaatttaatttttcctttgttatttctattttcgttaaggttatttatcttttggtttttcttggttttttgataccttttttttgcgtatatgatctcttttattggttcatcatataccccgcatcactatttagattctgacattacggatcccgttttgagttttttctttcgtttttttttgaCTTGGTTATTAATAGTCACCAtgtttattaaaacttgacacgcCGCATCGgctataaagtgacacatcgcacgtttcctatagtttggattttgccacattgcatcctgttcggattttgtcacgtctttttcttttttagtttgtttttccttttcggattttttattacgggttacttcttttgtttttttcacactttttaattgtcattcaaccttattgtgatacaccccgtaccactacttgcattttgctatatcgcatccacctgctatattaatatttttgtcatatcacatcctGTTTAGGTTTTtactacgggttacgttttgttttcttgcatacttttaaacaaacataacgaaccgtttcaacaaaggaattgagatcccgcaacgcggggtccaaaattttctagttatCTCATTAAAGACGAGCCCAATGAACAGTATCACACGCCACGTGGTGCTGTTCTATTGGTCCATCTGTATCCCGCATTTTTTCCCAGATTTTAACATATCAgattccgttaaggttatttttcgtttggtttttcttggtttcttacatagtttttttattttgtgttttctttctattggtccacctataccccgcgttttttcggattttgccatatcggatcccgttaaggttatttttctttcggtttttgttggtttattacatagttttttgcttttgtgttttctttctattggttcatcgtatacccacatcactatttagattttgctattttggatcccgtttggggttttccatggtgttcatcatagttttttggattttgtgttctcaattaatatattggaaacttttactcaacattttatttttcctttgttatttctattttctttaaggttatttttctttcggtttttcttggtttcttacATAGGTTTTTTTGCTTtggtgttttctttctattggtccatctataccccgcgttttttcgaattttgctatatcggatcccgttaaggttatttttctttcgatttttgttggtttattacatagttttttgcttttgtgttttctttctattgttTCATCGTATATCacacatcactatttagattttttcattttggatcccgtttggggttttttcttggtgttcatcatagttttttggcttttgtgttctcaattaatatattggaaacttttactcaatattttattttttctttgttatttctattttcgttaaggttatttatctttcgttttttcttggttttttgatacctttttttttgcttatatgatctcttttattagttcatcatataccccgcattactatttagattttgacattacggatcccgtttggagttttttctttaGGTTATCATTTAGCATGGTAATCAATATtaaccatgcttattaaaacttgacacgtggCATCGGTTATAAAGGGACACATTGCACGTTTcttatagtttggattttgccacattgcatcctgttcggattttgtcacgtctttttttttatatatttttttagttttgttttttctttttggattttttatcacgggttacttcttttgtttttttcacactttttatttgtcattcaaccttattgtgatacaccccgtaccactacttgcattttgctatatcgcatccGCTTGAATTCTCAattgatatattgatatttttgtcatatcacatcccgttcgggtttctactacgggttacgttttggtttcttgcatacttttaaacaaacatactaatgacaaaattatttttaattaagcgaTCGAAAGTTCacggcatatatactaaaataacgaatCGTTTCAACAAAGGAATTGAGATCTCGCAACGCGGGTCTAAAATTTTCTAGTTAACTATTCAAGGTAACTTAAAAGATATAATagttatatgtttttgttaagaaaaaagcATATTACATCTGTAACATTACATCTGTAACATTAAGATTCTTAAAACAATTTCGAGATATAAAGATTTGGAAAGTCTATTAGTTTGTTAAAAATTGTATATTAAACTACATAATGTAAAGattgttattataaaatttgataaGTCATATTGTGAAAGATTTAAAATTGTAGCCATGTGGCCATGTATAAGTGCATAACAGTTATgaacaaatatttataataactaaaaaaaaaaatatatcatgcCATATCGTTCTTTTGCAAACTCCGTTAAAGCTTCAACTCTCACatgtaagtattttttttcaaaatttttagtGGGTCCTTAGGCCTCTCTTACTAAGGTCATTTCTTAAATCTCTTCCTCACTGTTACATCAACTTGTTCCAATTTAAAAACTACCCCTAGCAT
Coding sequences within:
- the LOC122594532 gene encoding membrane protein PM19L-like, translated to MASGAAKPATFFLLFVNLVLYLIIIIIASWAVNHGIEETHGQASVLSIPARIFPIYYPFGNMATGYVVILSLLAGVVGFTTSAAGLSNAAQWDSSNLYTASIFSIITWSFTLLAMGFACKEIDIGWGGSALRALEVLLIIVSGTQLFSMIAIHSGIEELSRYGGGRV
- the LOC122590687 gene encoding membrane protein PM19L-like, translated to MTYGIAKPATFFLLFVNLVLYLIIIIIASWAVNHGIEETHGQASVLSIPARIFPIYYPIGNMATGYVVILSLLAGVVGFTTSVTGLSNAAQWDSSNLYTASTFSIIAWSFTLLAMGFACKEIDVGWGGSALRALEVFLIIVSGAQLFSMIAIHFGIEELSRYAGGRV